A DNA window from Hordeum vulgare subsp. vulgare chromosome 1H, MorexV3_pseudomolecules_assembly, whole genome shotgun sequence contains the following coding sequences:
- the LOC123424500 gene encoding subtilisin-chymotrypsin inhibitor-2A-like — protein MSSTGNGCKKASWPEVVGLPADEAKAVILKDKPDADVILVPFGMGVQQDLRLNRVRVFVGTIASVVTVVLTPQPG, from the coding sequence ATGAGCTCCACGGGCAACGGCTGCAAGAAGGCGTCGTGGCCGGAGGTGGTCGGGCTGCCGGCCGATGAGGCCAAGGCCGTCATCCTCAAGGACAAGCCTGACGCCGACGTGATCTTGGTGCCTTTCGGGATGGGGGTGCAGCAGGACCTCAGGCTAAACCGCGTCCGCGTCTTCGTCGGCACCATCGCCAGCGTGGTGACCGTCGTCCTCACCCCCCAGCCTGGCTAG